The window CCAATTAGGTTAGGATTTTAGGACATAACAAAACATGAGGATTAAGCGGTTCGGGTTCATGGATTTCGATGAAGGTTCTCCATACAATTCACATTTTAGTTCATTTGTGGATAATTCATTGCAACGGTGTAGATACTTTCATGTTCCCGGAAGTTTAGCTCTTGAAGGAGCATTTAACCACATCTCTAAACTTGCTGGTTCTTTACTATTCTTCTTCTCTAGTGGACCCAATACAAATGCTACTAGAGATATAGAGGGTAATTTGCATGATTCTGAACCTGGAAGCTCCACGTCTTATCCACAAGTTAAACATTTTACTTCTGGTCGACATAATCTTAGAGGATTTCACTTTGGATTTGCATCAAGAGGAGAATCTGCTAATGCAGTGATTTTTGGAAAGATTTCGGCTTTTGTAATGCAATTCCTAAACAGAGAAGCTGAAAAGCTACATTCACATCCCTTGCTCTCGTTAGCTGCTGGACTTGTACCTCCTTTTGGCAGCTTGTAAGTCTTTAAACCCTTCACGAGGGAGTGGATTAAAGTGTAAAATTTCCCGATCGGTTCTGTTTTGGTGTTGAttacatacctttttctttgttttaccaCCAGATCTTCAAATGTACTAGCTGTTCCATTGGAGACTACGGATGTCTTGGATCAAAGGCCTTGTGAGGTTGGGCATCACAGATGTGCAGGATTACCAATTcccgacttgaactggagaagACACGCAGTGGAACCTATTACTGGCACTGAGTTTCCTATGATTTTGGACGACGTTTTAACAGGGGAGAGTAATTCCAGTTTAAGTTCAGAGGTTGGTGTTTGTACTTTTGTTCTTTAGTGCAAGGCAGCCATGTTTATGTTCAGATCTTCTCAGTTACATATGATTTAATAGCGACATTGTGTACTGTTGCAGGTCCTTGTGGGAACTGGATCCAAAACAATGACAATAATCAAAATAAACTTGCTGTCTATTTTGATCGAAAATATGGGATTACTCTGCAGCAGAAACAAGCATTACAACGAAGAGGACAACGAAGAGAATGCTCAGGTGGATTATGCATGATTGAATACAATCTTTGTAATGCTATTAACCAAGAGTTGCTGGAGCAACTTTGCGTTTACGATTAGGCTCTAATTTATTGTCAATGCATGTATTTACAGACTGCAGAAATTGAAAGGCGAATTGAACAAGAAACAAAGGCCGAAAAGCACATTCAGAAACTTCTCCTACTTGGTACATATAATTTAATGATTTATTGTTACCTTTTTATGATATCCATGCTCAACAATTACGCACTCGCACTTACTAGTTTGAGCTTTGTACGGTTGCAATCTTTCATTTTTATGACCGAGAGTAGCATATGGATGTGTTGTACTGTTTGTGAGGCGATGATTTCCAATTTCAGGGAAGTAACAATTATAACTTTGATATGTATTCTGTCTGATGTTAAAAGAGTTTGCACCTGGTGCATCTATACCTTGGTCATTTCGAGAATTTCAGCTTTAATTTTCTCATTAACCATGGTTATCACTTCTACAACTAATGTGGTCAACCTATTTTTTTAAGGTGCTGGGGAGTCAGGGAAGTCCACAATTTTTAAGCAGGTAAGATATTGTATACGCTTCTCTATTTAAGTAACAATGTAAATATTTATACTTCTGTTACACATGATCTATTTGCAGATAAAGCTTTTGTTTCAAACTGGATTTGATGAGTCAGAGCTCAAGAGCTACATTTCAGTCATCCATGCCAATGCATATCAGACCATAAAAGTACGCAATACTTGAAAGGGTGTGTTGGTTATTTCCCTTTCTGCATTATACAAGGAGTATTAGAGTCCACTCTTCATAGAAGAAAATATATCTTATGGACTTGTATTCAGAGAAAAAGAATCTGAATGTAATGCTTCTATATAACGTATGCATGATATGGTTGAATAGGTACTGTATGATGGGTCAAAGGAGCTTGCGCAGAATGACAGAGAAACGTTTGAAATATCCAGTGAAAATAAGGTTGGAGCTCATCTTTTGATTGTCTATTACATCGCCTTCTCTCGTGTTGTTTTTTAATTTAGCAAACAATACTTGATGGAATTTGGTTTAACTGTTTATGACATTTGATTTATACATGAAATTAATGCATGAGGTTCggttatttaaaaaatttggcttcTTCAGTCCTTTGCTTGAGTGTTTTCTTAAAATTTGGATTCGTTATTAGGGAATTGGAGAGAAACTATCGACAATTGGCAGCAGATTGGATTATCCACGTCTCACTAAAGAGCTTGCACAGGATATAGAGACTCTTTGGAAAGATGCAGCAATTCAGGTAGCTGTTACTTCATGCAACTGATTGACATATACCACTTGTTTGACATTGATCCTAGTGTTCGAAATCCAGAAGATATTTTTTACTTCTGCTTCTGCCTTTTGTCCAATGCTCTAAGTGAAGCACCCCTACTCTACAATTGTAGGAAACATGTGCTCGTGGTAATGAACTCCAAGTTCCTGACTGTGCCCACTATTTCATGGAAAATCTTCAAAGATTAGCTGACCCAGATTACGTTCCAACCAAGGTACCTAAAGTTCACAATTGTAActcattgttttaatttaataaagcaCCAGAATATTTTATGTGTATTTGATTCGTAGCTTGAGCATGCCAAGAACTTCTTGCATTAATGCGGAAATGTTACAAATGTATAGCTCTAAAGtagcattttttgtttttcaggaGGATGTTCTTCATGCGAGAGTTCGTACAACTGGTGTCGTAGAGATCCAGTTCAGGTAATTATTctgttttttaactttttaaagacTTGTCACGACTTCTTGTTGAAACTATGACATTTTATTTATAGCTGTACTGGTGCCAATGATCGGATCTAAATCAGCTGATTCTTGAACTTGTAGAAATTCAACCTAGGGGCGCCCTTACAATTTAATCGAGTTCACGATTTTCTAATGACGTGTGCGCATTTTAGAATGATGCatttattttcaataaatttcTATGTTGTGCAACTCATTTATAGAGcggttgaaaattttgaacaaacaaCTCATTAATGACTATGATTGCAGCCCTGttggagaaaataaaagaagtgGGGAAGTATATAGACTCTTTGACGTTGGGGGCCAGAGAAATGAGAGAAGGAAATGGATCCATCTATTTGAAGGCGTTACAGCCGTAATATTTTGTGCTGCTCTTAGCGAGTAAGATCATCATTACTTTCAGTTACCCACTATCTCATCATTTGCATGCAGTGTGGTAGCGATGATTTTTTTCAAAGAGACCTCTGCCGAGCTGAAGTATTCTCGACTGTCAATTGTGTTTCAGGTACGATCAAACACTCTTTGAGGATGAAAGCAAGAATCGAATGATGGAGACAAAGGAACTTTTTGAGTGGGTTTTGAAGCAACCGTGTTTTGaggttttattttcttctattttcttgtgCCCGTATGTCGCATGTGCGGCTGTGCAGATTTCTTCTAACTCAGTTGGCTCTTTAACATTTTATCTtctcttcttttatattttggtgCAGAAAACGTCGTTCATGCTGTTTTTAAACAAGTTTGATATATTCGAGAACAAAGTTCTAAATGTAAGAATTAGTAAATCAGTGTACAGTTATTCATCATTGACAACAAACTAACATCCGGTAAGGGCTTTTGAATTTTACTTGTGTAGGCGCCGCTTAACGCCTGCGAGTGGTTCAAAGATTACCAGCCGGTTTCAACAGGAAAGCAAGAGATTGAACATGCATATGAGTAAGCATATACATCTTTATTGTGGTCCTTTGCTTTGGACGGAAGGAAAAATACTAAAACGTATGGTACACGTAGTTAGCTTTAACAACCCTCCGAAAACTCTGGCAAACTGTTCATTATAAACGAGAAACCTAAACATCGTAAATGTTTGTATTCAGGTATGTGAAGAAGAAATTTGAGGAATTGTACTTCCAGAGCACGGCCCCTGATCGCGTAGACCGGGTGTTTAAGATCTACAAAACCACTGCCCTTGATCAGAAGCTCGTGAAGAAGACTTTCAAGCTTGTGGACGAGACGTTGAGACGGAGAAATCTCTTCGAGGCCGGTTTATTGTGACCGGGGAGGGGACACACCAGATTTCATGGCCAAACCACAAGATTGTATTTTGAAGGTCATCACATCTTGAGCACACGCATCAGATTCCTTGATTTTTAGCTTTTATATGTCAATTAAAATCCTGTTCCACTTAACGAGTGTCAAAAACAGAtgttataatatataaaaataattgttgCAAGTGATTTATAGCTGAGTTGGTTAAGAGAATGCTGGAGGTCCCGATTTGCTTCTTCCCTCCCCCGTATTGCTTGtatcgaaaaaagaaaaacacgtCTTTAGCCCTCCCATGTAGTTTTGAAGATCAATATCATTGgttctcatttttttattaacaggAGATTAGCAGATGCCACTGCCTAAGTAGTTGGTTAATGACCTAATTAGGAGgtccatttcatttcatttactaataaagtaaaacaaaacaaaattggtTGTGTCATATCATATGTTTTACTTATCAAATATCATATGATTCTTCGAGACTTGTAGTTGTAGGCCGCTTGTAGCACACTGCTGGCAGATTCCGACCAAATAATTCCAACTCGTATTTTGGTCAAAGACTCAACAGAAACAGACCCCACCAAGAAAGGATGTCAAGTATTTTTCTTACCAAAACTGCATTTTGTGCTtaaatacaacaaaaaaaaagttttatctTACGAAAACACCACTGCGCTCAATTCATCACTAGAAACTACATAGAATCAATAGTTCGCTATCTGAGAAACAAAATAATGTCGACGAAACATTAGCTTCAAATGCTTGATGAGAATTTGAAACAACACACACCCTTGTATttatcaaaattcaaacatGAACAACTTGAGTTTACTACTCGTTGCATGCTCATGTATTAGGGTTTTATTACTTTGCCATCCATGCACATTAATTGTTTTTCGAAAAAGGaataaagttttgaaaatattttctGTGACACACACGACAAATTTTTCACGCCTGGAACATGGATGGaacaccacatgtcattatataattaaatttctttttaagtGGTACTCTAATTGTGTAACAATAATACTGTTACATTTGTATTCCGAGCACACTGAAAAAACTCTCAACATCCACAAGTCCAATCCAAAACTGTAGTCaaagaatattttatttttcataattccCCAAGTTCTCTGTATTTGTTCCAATTTATTGGAAAAGAATCCtcgtcggatcctctttgtggggatccggGATCAATTAATCACatctgtttatcgtatatcgtgcggtcagaaattatttaaaatttaaaattgaatataaatagtatctaacgaaaactaacTATAAAATGTACGATGAAAGAACGTAATTAATTGATATCctgaatcctcacaaaaaataTCCGACGATTATCATTTTCCCAATTTAATGGGAGGTAGTTATTTAATTGTTGAAAGGAAAAGGCGTATGGTCAGCCGACCCTGCCTGCCGACTGGGATTTGAACACGCGTGTGCGAGAAGAATACCGAAGATCGAAGACAACTTTGGCACCAACTCCCCAAGGACATAAGCgtcatttgaaaatttacttGCCGTCCAACAGAAAAATGCTCCAATTTGTCTTGGAAAATAGTTttacagaatttttttttaattttttaacttagTACTATGGTGTAGTAGTATTCGATTTTCTGTTaggcaattttttttaaaattttttgactGAGTACTATGGTTTTAGTTCGATTCTTGTGCAataacgaatttgaaccacattattgctagcctattgtccAGCCAAACTTATCAAGTCCCCCCTCAATGTAGATAATatagtttgtttaaaaaaaaaaaaatcaaacaacataattaaaaATGGTATATGGAAAGTGAAAAAGAGTGAAGAAAtctcttctttattttattttattttgaaacttgaatttttatttgttcactaaaaaacaatgaaaagaGTACAAATTTTATCCAAATATAAAAGAGATGTCACATAATattatggtctagtgatattcatctttactGGTAAGTAAGAGGTCCAAAGGCCAATTTGTACCAAATTATTGATAGTCCATTATGACGCTGAATCTACCTCCTCcaccttagtataaataatatcgtttgttcaaaaaaaataaaaaaaagagatttttaCACAAGATTCTTGGATAGAGACTTATGTATCACGTTATTAGTTTATCTATTTGAGGACACCAAATAAGGGGAAGACTCTACATTCGGTTTTACACGAGCCTATTTTGCAAATACAAAGACAAACTTAGATCATATAACAACTAGCTAATTAGATGTTTAGTCACTCTTATAAGAGAGTGGTTCCTACCGTATATGCCTACAATCAAGTCCCATATGTAGTATAAAACTCCCAATGCACACAACCAAGCTGCActattggtgttttttttttcattgaatggACGAGAGCGACATGACACGTATGTCCTTACCTACGAATTTCTTATTTTCTACTCTCATTCATAAATGTACAAACGATTACACCATACATAACAACATGTGATTTGTCTGGAATGCCTGAAATGCCCGCAGGACCTAAACTCCTAGAATATAAAGTTGAGAATCCAATTTTGATTTGGCAGAAactgttttctctttttctgtTTTCCCGTTTTTGACCCGGGAAAACTTTTCATCGACCGTGACTTGTTCCCATTTCGCACCCAAAGCATATTCCTTTCTCTCCCCACTTTCTTTCGGAATTTAAAAATACGCAAACTATACACAAAAATCACGCAGAAAAACCCCTACTTTTTGAATGCAGAAGAAGCACCGAAGATCAAACGGAACCCAATTGATATTTCGCCCCGGAAGCTCGATTGTTGCAATCCCAGGTTCTTAATCTTgtgattttccttttcttttttctgggtgctttttattttctgtctgGT of the Pyrus communis chromosome 1, drPyrComm1.1, whole genome shotgun sequence genome contains:
- the LOC137740203 gene encoding fatty-acid-binding protein 2-like, with amino-acid sequence MRIKRFGFMDFDEGSPYNSHFSSFVDNSLQRCRYFHVPGSLALEGAFNHISKLAGSLLFFFSSGPNTNATRDIEGNLHDSEPGSSTSYPQVKHFTSGRHNLRGFHFGFASRGESANAVIFGKISAFVMQFLNREAEKLHSHPLLSLAAGLVPPFGSLSSNVLAVPLETTDVLDQRPCEVGHHRCAGLPIPDLNWRRHAVEPITGTEFPMILDDVLTGESNSSLSSEVGVCTFVL
- the LOC137740209 gene encoding guanine nucleotide-binding protein alpha-1 subunit-like codes for the protein MGLLCSRNKHYNEEDNEENAQTAEIERRIEQETKAEKHIQKLLLLGAGESGKSTIFKQIKLLFQTGFDESELKSYISVIHANAYQTIKVLYDGSKELAQNDRETFEISSENKGIGEKLSTIGSRLDYPRLTKELAQDIETLWKDAAIQETCARGNELQVPDCAHYFMENLQRLADPDYVPTKEDVLHARVRTTGVVEIQFSPVGENKRSGEVYRLFDVGGQRNERRKWIHLFEGVTAVIFCAALSEYDQTLFEDESKNRMMETKELFEWVLKQPCFEKTSFMLFLNKFDIFENKVLNAPLNACEWFKDYQPVSTGKQEIEHAYEYVKKKFEELYFQSTAPDRVDRVFKIYKTTALDQKLVKKTFKLVDETLRRRNLFEAGLL